A stretch of the Mesorhizobium huakuii genome encodes the following:
- a CDS encoding porin: MNIKSLLLGSAAALIAVSGARAADAVVVAEPEPAEYVKICDVYGAGYFYIPGTETCLRIGGYVRYDIGGGDIGSFDGATSADHRDGSSNDTWFKKARFTLKTWTGQETELGTLKTYTEVRWNFANHQSDLGADPDGPGPLTNSLNEAGNSTSLNFAWIQLGGLRVGKDESAFNTFIGYAGNVIQDTLVPYGDFDTNVIQYYFDAGNGFSAVVSLEEGSGFHTIDSYVPHVVGGVKWTQGWGAITGVVSYDSNYEEVAGKVRLDVNVNDAIQLWVMGGYGSDSNLSDDAGNAFDAHGRGFYKQWGGNWAVWGGGTYKFNEKTSFNAQISYDEWKNLGVAANIAYDIVPGMTITAEVDYLNAGKFDDADFSNWTGATKKSSVGGLLRFQRSF, encoded by the coding sequence ATGAACATCAAGAGCCTTCTTCTCGGCTCCGCTGCGGCCCTGATCGCAGTTTCCGGTGCGCGCGCCGCCGACGCCGTCGTCGTCGCCGAGCCGGAACCCGCTGAATACGTCAAGATTTGCGACGTCTACGGCGCTGGCTACTTCTACATCCCCGGCACCGAAACCTGCCTGCGCATCGGCGGCTATGTCCGTTACGACATCGGCGGCGGCGACATCGGTTCGTTTGACGGTGCGACAAGCGCCGATCACAGGGATGGTAGCAGCAACGACACCTGGTTCAAGAAGGCCCGCTTCACGTTGAAGACCTGGACTGGCCAGGAAACCGAACTCGGTACCTTGAAGACCTACACCGAAGTCCGCTGGAACTTCGCCAACCATCAGTCCGACTTGGGTGCTGACCCTGACGGCCCCGGTCCGCTCACCAACTCGCTCAATGAGGCCGGCAACAGCACCTCGCTGAACTTCGCCTGGATCCAGCTCGGTGGTCTCCGCGTCGGTAAGGACGAATCGGCCTTCAATACGTTCATCGGCTACGCCGGCAACGTCATCCAGGATACGCTGGTTCCGTATGGTGATTTCGACACCAACGTCATCCAGTACTACTTCGACGCTGGCAACGGCTTCTCGGCCGTGGTCTCGCTCGAAGAGGGCTCCGGTTTCCATACGATCGACAGCTACGTTCCGCATGTCGTCGGTGGCGTGAAGTGGACTCAGGGCTGGGGCGCGATCACCGGCGTTGTGTCATACGACAGCAACTACGAAGAAGTGGCCGGCAAGGTTCGCTTGGACGTGAACGTCAACGACGCCATCCAGCTGTGGGTCATGGGCGGTTACGGCTCCGACAGCAACCTCTCCGACGATGCCGGCAATGCGTTCGACGCGCACGGCCGCGGCTTCTACAAGCAGTGGGGCGGCAACTGGGCAGTGTGGGGCGGTGGCACCTACAAGTTCAACGAGAAGACCTCGTTCAACGCCCAGATTTCGTATGACGAGTGGAAGAATCTCGGCGTCGCCGCGAACATCGCCTACGACATCGTTCCCGGCATGACGATCACGGCCGAAGTCGACTACCTCAATGCAGGCAAGTTCGACGACGCCGACTTCTCCAACTGGACCGGTGCAACCAAGAAGAGCAGCGTCGGCGGTCTCCTCCGCTTCCAGCGCTCCTTCTAA
- a CDS encoding acylphosphatase: MNDRKRAVQARIHGRVQGVGYRIWARGEAAGLGLVGWVRNERDGSVTAWLAGADAAVSAMIERLWQGPAGASVSRVDVEEFETWTAPGDFRIVA, from the coding sequence ATGAACGATCGGAAACGGGCAGTGCAGGCCCGCATACACGGCAGAGTGCAAGGCGTCGGCTACAGGATCTGGGCGAGAGGCGAAGCGGCCGGGCTTGGGCTGGTGGGCTGGGTGCGCAACGAAAGAGACGGCTCGGTGACGGCATGGCTTGCCGGCGCCGACGCGGCGGTTTCGGCCATGATCGAACGGCTCTGGCAAGGCCCGGCAGGCGCTTCGGTCTCACGGGTCGACGTGGAGGAGTTCGAGACCTGGACCGCGCCTGGAGACTTCAGGATCGTCGCATAG
- a CDS encoding carboxyl transferase domain-containing protein, producing the protein MAVLQTQISPSSDTFRANAERMRELVADIAEKAATVERGGSEEARERHVGRGKLLPRERLAQLLDTGSPFLEIGQFAAWSMYGEEISSAGMIAGVGRVEGTEVMIVVNDATVKGGTYYPLTVKKHLRAQEIALQNNLPCIYLVDSGGANLPNQDEVFPDREHFGRIFYNQANMSAAGIPQIACVMGSCTAGGAYVPAMSDETIMVRNQATIFLGGPPLVKAATGEDVSAEDLGGADVHTRLSGVADHYAMDDEHALAICRRIVKNLNRNKTVSLNLQRSIPPLHPADELYGVVPTDLRQPYDVREVIARLVDGSEFDEFKQNYGTTLITGFAHLHGMPVGIIANNGVLFSESALKGAHFIELCCQRRIPLVFLQNITGFMVGRKYEAGGIAKDGAKLVMAVATARVPKVTVIIGGSFGAGNYGMCGRAYSPRFLWMWPNARISVMGGEQAATVLAMVKREGIERKGGEWSAEEEAKFKKPILMKYEHEGHPLYSSARLWDDGIIDPAKTREVLALSLSAALNAEIEDTRFGVFRM; encoded by the coding sequence ATGGCCGTCCTGCAAACCCAGATCTCCCCCTCCTCCGACACCTTTCGCGCCAATGCCGAACGCATGCGCGAACTGGTCGCTGATATCGCCGAAAAGGCTGCCACCGTTGAGCGCGGCGGCTCGGAGGAGGCACGCGAGCGCCATGTCGGCCGCGGCAAGCTGTTGCCGCGCGAACGGCTCGCGCAATTGCTCGACACCGGCTCGCCGTTCCTCGAGATCGGCCAGTTCGCGGCGTGGTCAATGTATGGCGAGGAGATTTCCTCGGCCGGCATGATCGCCGGCGTCGGCCGGGTCGAGGGCACCGAGGTGATGATCGTCGTCAACGACGCCACGGTGAAGGGTGGCACCTACTATCCGCTGACGGTGAAAAAGCACCTGCGCGCCCAGGAGATCGCGCTGCAGAACAATCTGCCCTGCATCTACCTGGTCGACAGCGGCGGCGCCAACCTGCCCAACCAGGACGAGGTGTTTCCCGACCGCGAGCATTTCGGCCGCATCTTCTACAACCAGGCCAACATGTCCGCCGCCGGCATCCCGCAGATCGCCTGCGTCATGGGGTCCTGCACCGCGGGTGGCGCCTATGTGCCGGCGATGTCGGACGAGACGATCATGGTGCGCAACCAGGCGACGATCTTCCTCGGCGGACCGCCACTGGTGAAGGCGGCCACCGGCGAGGATGTCAGCGCCGAGGATCTGGGTGGCGCGGATGTGCATACGCGGCTTTCCGGCGTCGCCGACCACTATGCGATGGACGACGAACATGCGCTCGCCATCTGCCGTCGCATCGTCAAAAACCTAAATCGGAACAAGACCGTAAGTCTGAACTTACAGAGATCGATTCCGCCACTTCATCCGGCGGACGAACTCTATGGCGTCGTGCCGACCGATCTGCGCCAGCCCTATGATGTGCGCGAGGTGATCGCGCGCCTTGTCGACGGGTCCGAATTCGACGAGTTCAAGCAGAACTACGGCACAACGCTGATTACCGGCTTTGCCCATCTCCACGGCATGCCGGTCGGCATCATCGCCAACAACGGCGTGCTGTTCTCCGAAAGCGCGCTGAAGGGCGCGCACTTCATCGAATTGTGCTGCCAGCGCAGGATCCCGCTGGTCTTCCTGCAGAACATCACCGGCTTCATGGTCGGCCGGAAGTACGAGGCAGGCGGCATCGCCAAGGACGGCGCCAAGCTGGTGATGGCGGTTGCCACCGCCAGGGTGCCGAAGGTGACCGTCATCATCGGCGGTTCGTTCGGTGCCGGCAACTACGGCATGTGCGGCCGGGCCTATTCGCCGCGCTTCCTGTGGATGTGGCCGAACGCCCGCATCTCGGTGATGGGCGGCGAGCAGGCGGCGACCGTGCTTGCCATGGTCAAGCGCGAAGGCATCGAGCGCAAGGGCGGGGAGTGGAGCGCGGAGGAGGAGGCGAAATTCAAGAAGCCGATCCTGATGAAATACGAGCATGAGGGCCATCCGCTCTACTCGTCCGCCCGCCTCTGGGATGACGGCATCATCGACCCGGCGAAGACGCGCGAGGTGCTGGCGCTCAGCCTGTCCGCGGCGCTGAACGCCGAAATCGAGGACACGCGCTTCGGCGTGTTCAGGATGTGA
- a CDS encoding TetR/AcrR family transcriptional regulator → MARTTGSDGGRTEAAVREAAVNLIARHGYEAMSMRQLAAEVGVQAAALYRYFPTKEDLLFTLMREHMEGLREAWEHIRPTGADPTEQLAAYVRNHIAFHIERRHATHVSNMELRSLSPDRLTQMLRMRTAYEKELRTILRDGAETGAFSIEDTGLTAMALIQMMTGVIVWYRPGERLSVPEVTATYLSMTMRLVGARMDTYSAARPSDVQRTL, encoded by the coding sequence ATGGCGCGCACCACAGGATCCGACGGCGGGCGAACTGAAGCGGCGGTCCGCGAAGCGGCGGTCAATTTGATCGCGCGCCACGGCTACGAGGCCATGTCGATGCGCCAGCTGGCCGCCGAGGTCGGCGTGCAGGCGGCCGCGCTCTACCGCTATTTCCCAACCAAGGAAGACCTGCTGTTCACCCTGATGCGCGAGCACATGGAAGGGCTTCGCGAGGCCTGGGAACATATCAGGCCAACCGGCGCCGATCCGACAGAGCAGCTTGCGGCCTATGTGCGCAACCATATCGCTTTCCACATCGAGCGCCGGCACGCCACGCATGTGTCGAACATGGAATTGCGCAGCCTGTCGCCCGACAGGCTGACACAAATGCTGCGCATGCGCACGGCCTACGAAAAGGAACTGCGCACCATCTTGCGCGATGGCGCCGAGACCGGCGCCTTCAGCATCGAGGACACCGGCCTGACGGCCATGGCGCTAATCCAGATGATGACCGGCGTCATCGTCTGGTATCGCCCTGGCGAGCGGCTGTCGGTTCCTGAAGTAACAGCGACATATCTTTCGATGACAATGCGCCTGGTTGGCGCGAGGATGGATACCTACAGCGCCGCACGCCCCTCGGACGTGCAAAGGACGCTGTAG
- a CDS encoding porin, with product MNIKSLLLGSAAALIAVSGARAADAVVVAEPEPAEYVKICDVYGAGYFYIPGTETCLRIGGYVRYDAAGGDIGSFDGARTGDVTSGKDQGTWFKNTRFTLKTWTGQETELGTLKTYTEMRMNFGNHNADDDVNSAGNKDFDLHFAWVQLGGLRVGLDESAFDTFIGYAGNVINDTLVPYGDFQTNEIQYYFDAGNGFSAVVSLEEGAGGGTPGFYGVGTIDSYVPHVVGGVKWTQGWGGISGVVAYDSNYESVAGKIRLDVNVSNELSLFVIGGYGSDGKLNDVNRDSGGFIVGSPAGGRGFYKQWGGNWAFWAGGTYKFNEKTSFNLQVSGDQWKNYGVAANVAYTLVPGFTVTGEVDYLHDGKFDEADNSNWTGATKKNSVGGIIRFQRDF from the coding sequence ATGAACATCAAGAGCCTTCTTCTCGGCTCCGCTGCGGCCCTGATCGCAGTTTCCGGTGCGCGCGCCGCCGACGCCGTCGTCGTCGCCGAGCCGGAACCCGCTGAATACGTCAAGATCTGCGACGTCTACGGCGCTGGCTACTTCTACATCCCCGGCACCGAGACCTGCCTGCGCATCGGCGGCTATGTCCGTTACGATGCCGCCGGCGGCGATATCGGCTCGTTCGATGGTGCTCGCACTGGTGACGTGACGAGCGGCAAGGACCAGGGCACCTGGTTCAAGAACACCCGCTTCACGCTGAAGACCTGGACCGGCCAGGAAACCGAGCTCGGCACGTTGAAGACCTACACCGAAATGCGCATGAATTTCGGTAATCATAACGCTGATGACGATGTCAATTCCGCCGGCAACAAGGACTTCGACTTGCACTTCGCCTGGGTGCAGCTCGGCGGTCTGCGCGTTGGTCTCGACGAATCGGCCTTCGATACGTTCATCGGCTACGCCGGCAACGTCATCAACGATACGCTGGTTCCTTATGGCGATTTCCAGACGAACGAGATCCAGTATTACTTCGACGCCGGCAACGGTTTCTCGGCCGTGGTTTCGCTGGAAGAAGGTGCGGGCGGCGGCACTCCTGGCTTCTACGGCGTGGGCACGATTGATAGCTATGTTCCGCATGTCGTCGGCGGCGTGAAGTGGACGCAGGGCTGGGGCGGCATCAGCGGCGTCGTTGCTTATGACAGCAACTATGAGTCGGTGGCCGGCAAGATTCGCTTGGACGTCAACGTCTCCAACGAACTGTCGCTGTTCGTCATCGGTGGTTACGGCTCTGACGGCAAGCTCAATGATGTTAATCGCGATAGCGGCGGTTTCATCGTTGGTAGCCCCGCGGGCGGCCGCGGCTTCTACAAACAGTGGGGCGGCAATTGGGCATTCTGGGCCGGCGGCACCTACAAGTTCAACGAGAAGACCTCGTTCAATCTCCAGGTGTCGGGTGATCAGTGGAAGAATTACGGGGTCGCGGCGAACGTTGCCTACACTCTCGTTCCGGGCTTCACGGTCACCGGCGAAGTTGACTACCTTCACGACGGCAAGTTCGACGAGGCCGACAACTCGAACTGGACCGGCGCCACCAAGAAGAACAGCGTCGGCGGTATCATCCGCTTCCAGCGCGACTTCTAA
- a CDS encoding O-acetyl-ADP-ribose deacetylase, producing MSKALDRLRIHIGDITKLDVDAIVNAANSSLLGGGGVDGAIHRAAGRELEFECRMLNGCKVGDAKITKGYKLPARHIIHTVGPVWLGGGKGEAELLASCYRRSLELAAANGCRTVAFPAISTGVYRYPKDEATEIAVSTVSMVVEEKNMPETVIFCCFDEQTAQLYRRTVAALGEG from the coding sequence ATGAGCAAGGCGCTGGACAGGCTCCGCATCCACATCGGCGACATCACGAAACTGGATGTCGACGCCATCGTCAATGCCGCCAATTCGTCGCTGCTGGGCGGCGGCGGGGTCGATGGCGCCATCCATCGCGCGGCGGGCCGCGAACTCGAGTTCGAATGCCGGATGCTGAACGGATGCAAGGTCGGCGACGCCAAGATCACCAAGGGTTATAAACTGCCGGCTCGGCACATCATCCACACGGTCGGACCAGTCTGGCTAGGCGGCGGCAAGGGCGAAGCCGAACTGCTGGCCTCCTGCTATCGCAGGTCGCTGGAACTCGCGGCCGCCAATGGCTGCCGCACGGTGGCGTTTCCGGCGATCTCGACCGGTGTTTATCGCTACCCGAAAGATGAGGCGACCGAGATCGCCGTCAGCACGGTCAGCATGGTCGTCGAAGAGAAAAACATGCCCGAAACCGTCATCTTCTGCTGCTTCGACGAGCAAACGGCGCAACTATACCGACGAACCGTTGCTGCGCTTGGGGAAGGCTGA
- a CDS encoding pyridoxal phosphate-dependent aminotransferase: MRQRPALSPIIAALPSTVPFVGPEAQERERGRAFRARIGANESSFGPSPRVIARMERVARDQWMYCDPDNYELKVAAAAHHGVAIENVVVGEGIDGLLSLVARMYVAPGDAVVTSLGAYPTFNFHVAGVGGRLVAVPYVNDHESLDGLLAAVVKEKAPLVYLSNPDNPMGSWWEADEVIRFIEALPQTTMLVLDEAYGELGPASALPPIDVSRPNVIRMRTFSKAYGLAGIRCGYAIAETQVIRDFEKIRNHYGVSRMAQIAGVEALADRAYLETVVARVAAGRRRIAAIAEQNGLQPLASATNFVTIDCGHDGAFALKVLQGLLSRDVFIRKPMAPGLDRCVRVSVGLDHELDIFAEELPGALAAARGN, encoded by the coding sequence ATGCGTCAGCGCCCTGCCCTCTCGCCGATCATTGCAGCACTCCCCTCAACCGTGCCGTTTGTCGGCCCGGAAGCACAGGAGCGCGAGCGCGGGCGGGCTTTTCGTGCCCGCATCGGCGCCAATGAAAGCAGTTTTGGCCCTTCGCCACGCGTCATCGCCCGCATGGAGCGCGTTGCGCGCGACCAGTGGATGTATTGCGATCCCGATAATTACGAGTTGAAGGTGGCGGCGGCCGCGCATCACGGCGTGGCAATCGAGAATGTCGTTGTCGGCGAAGGCATCGATGGCCTGCTCAGCCTGGTGGCGCGCATGTATGTGGCGCCTGGCGATGCGGTGGTGACCTCGCTCGGCGCCTATCCGACCTTCAACTTCCATGTTGCCGGCGTCGGCGGGCGGCTGGTGGCCGTCCCCTACGTGAACGACCACGAAAGTCTGGATGGTTTGCTCGCGGCTGTCGTCAAGGAGAAGGCACCGTTGGTCTATCTGTCCAACCCGGACAATCCGATGGGCAGTTGGTGGGAAGCGGACGAGGTGATCCGCTTCATCGAAGCGTTGCCGCAGACCACCATGCTGGTGCTCGACGAGGCCTATGGCGAATTGGGGCCGGCCTCGGCTTTGCCGCCGATCGATGTCTCGCGGCCGAATGTCATCCGCATGCGAACCTTTTCAAAGGCTTACGGGCTTGCCGGCATACGCTGCGGCTATGCGATTGCGGAGACCCAGGTGATCCGCGACTTCGAGAAGATCCGCAACCACTATGGCGTCAGCCGCATGGCGCAGATCGCCGGCGTCGAGGCGCTTGCCGACCGGGCCTATCTCGAGACGGTGGTGGCGCGGGTGGCTGCCGGGCGCCGGCGCATCGCGGCGATCGCCGAGCAGAACGGGTTGCAGCCGCTGGCCTCGGCGACCAATTTCGTCACCATCGATTGTGGCCATGATGGTGCCTTCGCGCTGAAAGTGCTGCAGGGGCTGCTGTCGCGCGATGTGTTCATCCGCAAGCCGATGGCGCCAGGGCTCGACCGCTGCGTCCGCGTCAGCGTCGGCCTCGACCACGAGCTGGACATTTTTGCCGAGGAATTGCCCGGCGCCTTGGCGGCGGCGCGAGGGAACTAG
- a CDS encoding MarR family winged helix-turn-helix transcriptional regulator, with protein sequence MPTDRNALVRDLRCFNRFYTGLIGLLDETLTHSAYTLTEARVLFELGRRPGYIATSPGGKAGFLARALQIDFGPAASDIARELQLDPAYVTRILRKFSSAGLIETLPGSDALRRRVLALTVRGEAALAALQAAADRDLTRLTAGLGDEEAAELSDMLARVRDLLGGAPASERREIG encoded by the coding sequence ATGCCAACCGATCGGAATGCCTTGGTCCGCGACCTCAGGTGCTTCAACCGGTTCTATACCGGCCTGATCGGGCTTCTCGACGAAACTTTGACGCACAGTGCCTATACGTTGACCGAGGCGCGGGTGCTGTTCGAACTGGGCCGTCGGCCCGGCTATATTGCGACCAGCCCTGGCGGCAAGGCAGGCTTTCTCGCACGGGCGCTTCAGATCGATTTCGGACCGGCAGCGTCCGACATTGCCCGGGAGCTCCAGCTGGATCCTGCCTATGTCACGAGAATCCTTCGAAAATTCTCTTCCGCCGGCCTGATCGAAACGCTCCCCGGCTCCGATGCTCTGCGCCGGCGTGTCCTTGCGCTCACCGTCCGCGGTGAGGCCGCGCTTGCCGCACTCCAGGCGGCGGCGGATCGCGATCTTACCCGCCTGACCGCGGGCCTGGGCGACGAGGAGGCCGCCGAGTTGTCGGATATGCTGGCACGCGTCAGGGATCTGCTAGGCGGAGCGCCGGCATCCGAACGCCGCGAAATTGGCTAG
- a CDS encoding acetyl/propionyl/methylcrotonyl-CoA carboxylase subunit alpha, which yields MFSKILIANRGEIACRVIRTARKLGVRTVAVYSDADAKSLHVEMADEAVHIGASPVGESYLRGDKIVAAALSTGAQAIHPGYGFLSENPDFVDQVVAAGLTFIGPSAASIRAMGLKDAAKRLMEKAGVPVVPGYHGEAQEIVLLASKAREIGYPVLIKARAGGGGKGMRRVEHPDDFSEALSSARREAKAAFGDDRVLVEKYVDKPRHIEVQVFGDNFGNAVHLFERDCSAQRRHQKVIEEAPAPGMTPALRKAMTEAAVKAAKAINYSGAGTIEFIVDASQGLQADRFWFMEMNTRLQVEHPVTEMVTGTDLVEWQLRVASGEKLPKTQTEIVLAGHAFEARIYAEDAAKGFLPATGTLHHIKFPEAAPDAATMRIETGVRAGDAISPYYDPMIAKLVVHAKDRQSALEALGTALSQTEIAGSTVNTAFLAALAADPDFCAGDVDTGLIGRHQAALTEVAPPTGEIVAAAALAASGAEALPPSNEPWSSLSGYAHFHGVARRTGLKFGEADILAKVSVRPDGRFQVALGAPYDSANAHDFRAVPRLARWPGHITVFEGAVGYTFAVQDPLARSDDAAAASGSLRAPMPGLVKLVRVAKGDAVIKGQALLILEAMKMEHTIAAPHDGVVAEIAVEGAQVTDGTVLVRFVEEQNA from the coding sequence ATGTTCAGCAAAATCCTGATCGCCAATCGGGGCGAGATCGCGTGTCGTGTGATCCGCACGGCCCGCAAGCTTGGTGTGCGCACCGTCGCCGTCTATTCGGATGCCGACGCGAAATCGCTGCATGTCGAAATGGCCGACGAGGCTGTTCATATCGGCGCCTCTCCAGTCGGCGAGAGCTATCTGCGTGGCGACAAGATTGTCGCGGCGGCGCTTTCGACGGGGGCGCAGGCCATCCATCCCGGTTACGGCTTCCTGTCGGAAAATCCTGATTTCGTCGACCAGGTGGTGGCAGCGGGACTCACCTTCATCGGCCCGTCGGCGGCCTCGATCCGCGCCATGGGACTCAAGGACGCCGCCAAGCGGCTGATGGAAAAGGCCGGCGTGCCGGTGGTGCCGGGCTATCATGGCGAGGCGCAGGAGATCGTGCTGCTTGCGTCCAAGGCACGCGAAATCGGTTATCCCGTATTGATCAAGGCGCGCGCCGGCGGCGGCGGCAAGGGCATGCGGCGCGTCGAGCATCCCGATGATTTCTCCGAAGCGCTGTCTAGCGCCCGGCGCGAAGCGAAAGCCGCGTTCGGCGACGACCGCGTGCTGGTCGAAAAATATGTCGACAAGCCCCGGCACATCGAAGTGCAGGTGTTCGGCGACAATTTCGGCAATGCCGTGCATCTCTTCGAACGCGACTGCTCGGCGCAGCGCCGCCACCAGAAGGTGATCGAGGAAGCGCCCGCCCCCGGCATGACGCCGGCTTTGCGCAAGGCGATGACGGAAGCGGCGGTGAAGGCCGCCAAGGCGATCAACTATTCCGGCGCGGGCACCATCGAATTCATCGTCGATGCCTCGCAAGGCCTCCAGGCCGACCGCTTCTGGTTCATGGAAATGAACACGCGCCTGCAGGTCGAGCATCCCGTCACCGAAATGGTCACCGGCACCGATCTGGTCGAATGGCAGCTGCGGGTCGCCAGCGGCGAAAAGCTGCCGAAGACGCAGACCGAGATCGTGCTTGCCGGCCATGCCTTCGAGGCGCGCATCTATGCGGAGGACGCGGCAAAAGGGTTCCTGCCGGCAACGGGCACGCTGCACCATATCAAATTTCCGGAAGCAGCACCCGACGCGGCGACGATGCGCATCGAAACCGGTGTACGGGCCGGCGATGCCATCTCGCCCTATTACGATCCGATGATCGCGAAGCTGGTCGTCCATGCAAAGGACCGGCAGTCAGCGCTGGAAGCCCTCGGCACGGCCCTGTCGCAAACCGAGATCGCCGGCTCCACCGTCAACACCGCCTTTCTTGCCGCCCTTGCCGCCGATCCGGACTTTTGCGCCGGTGACGTCGACACCGGCCTGATCGGCAGACATCAGGCGGCACTGACCGAGGTCGCACCGCCGACCGGCGAAATCGTCGCGGCTGCCGCCCTTGCCGCCTCCGGCGCAGAAGCTTTGCCGCCATCGAACGAGCCATGGTCTTCGCTTTCCGGCTACGCGCATTTCCACGGCGTGGCGCGGCGCACGGGGCTGAAGTTCGGCGAGGCCGATATTTTGGCAAAGGTTTCGGTGCGGCCGGACGGGCGCTTCCAGGTGGCGCTCGGTGCGCCCTATGACAGCGCCAATGCACATGATTTTCGCGCCGTTCCCCGCCTCGCCCGCTGGCCGGGCCACATCACGGTGTTCGAAGGCGCCGTCGGCTATACATTCGCGGTGCAGGACCCGTTGGCTCGCAGCGATGACGCAGCTGCCGCCTCCGGCAGCCTGCGCGCGCCGATGCCGGGCCTGGTCAAGCTGGTGCGCGTGGCCAAGGGCGACGCGGTGATCAAGGGACAAGCGCTGCTGATCCTCGAGGCAATGAAGATGGAACACACCATCGCCGCCCCGCATGACGGGGTGGTTGCCGAGATCGCCGTGGAGGGAGCACAGGTCACCGACGGGACGGTGCTGGTGCGGTTCGTCGAGGAGCAGAACGCGTAG
- a CDS encoding GIY-YIG nuclease family protein: protein MWYVYFLQLHNGDVYVGSTNDLRRRFESHQSGYVTSTKAHLPVALKTYIAVETEANARQLERYFKTGSGKAFASKRFWRSEPH, encoded by the coding sequence ATGTGGTACGTTTATTTCCTGCAGCTCCATAATGGTGACGTCTATGTTGGGTCGACAAACGACCTTCGACGCCGGTTCGAATCACATCAGTCGGGCTATGTGACTTCGACCAAGGCTCATCTGCCTGTCGCCTTGAAGACGTATATTGCGGTCGAAACCGAGGCCAATGCACGGCAGCTCGAGCGATATTTCAAGACCGGATCGGGCAAGGCTTTTGCGAGCAAGCGATTTTGGCGATCTGAGCCCCACTGA
- a CDS encoding isovaleryl-CoA dehydrogenase, whose protein sequence is MYTNTLSFGHDEDIEALRDLVRRFAQDRIAPIAGDIDRQNEFPAHLWRELGELGLLGIIADPDFGGSGMGYLAHVIAVEEISRASASVGLSYGAHSNLCVNQINRWATPAQKERFLPPLCSGERVGALAMSESGAGSDVVSLKLRAEKRNDRYVLNGTKMWITNGPDADTLVVYAKTDPERKSRGITAFIVEKAMTGFSVAQKLDKLGMRGSNTGELVFEDVEVPFDNVLHEEGRGVEVLMSGLDYERTVLAGGPIGLMAACLDVAIPYVHDRKQFGQPIGEFQLVQGKLADMYTVMNAARAYVYAVAAACDRGQTTRKDAAGCVLFAAEKATQMALDALQLLGGNGYINDYPTGRLLRDAKLYEIGAGTSEIRRWLIGREIMAEGV, encoded by the coding sequence ATGTACACGAACACGCTCAGCTTCGGGCATGACGAGGACATCGAGGCGTTGCGCGACCTGGTGCGGCGCTTCGCCCAGGACAGGATCGCGCCGATCGCCGGCGACATCGATCGCCAGAACGAATTTCCGGCGCATCTGTGGCGCGAGCTCGGAGAACTCGGCCTGCTCGGCATCATCGCCGATCCCGATTTCGGCGGCAGCGGCATGGGCTACCTCGCCCATGTGATCGCGGTGGAAGAGATTTCCCGCGCCTCGGCTTCAGTCGGCCTCTCCTACGGCGCCCATTCCAATCTTTGCGTCAACCAGATCAACCGCTGGGCAACGCCGGCGCAGAAGGAAAGATTCCTGCCGCCGCTGTGTTCGGGCGAGCGCGTTGGCGCGCTGGCGATGTCGGAATCCGGCGCCGGCTCCGACGTCGTCTCGCTCAAGCTGCGTGCCGAAAAGCGCAACGACCGCTATGTGCTCAACGGCACCAAGATGTGGATCACCAACGGGCCGGACGCCGATACGCTGGTCGTCTACGCCAAGACCGATCCGGAGCGGAAATCGCGCGGCATCACCGCTTTCATCGTCGAGAAGGCGATGACGGGATTCTCCGTGGCGCAGAAACTCGACAAGCTCGGCATGCGCGGCTCCAACACCGGGGAGTTGGTGTTCGAGGATGTCGAGGTGCCGTTCGACAACGTGCTGCATGAAGAAGGACGTGGCGTCGAGGTGCTGATGTCGGGCCTCGACTACGAGCGCACGGTGCTTGCCGGCGGCCCGATCGGCCTGATGGCCGCCTGCCTCGATGTGGCGATCCCCTATGTGCACGACCGCAAGCAGTTCGGTCAGCCGATCGGCGAATTCCAGCTGGTGCAAGGCAAGCTGGCCGACATGTACACGGTGATGAACGCCGCGCGCGCTTACGTCTACGCCGTCGCGGCCGCCTGCGACCGCGGCCAGACGACCCGCAAGGATGCCGCCGGCTGCGTGCTGTTCGCCGCCGAGAAGGCGACGCAGATGGCGCTCGACGCGCTTCAGCTGCTGGGCGGCAATGGCTATATCAACGACTATCCGACCGGCCGCTTGCTGCGCGACGCCAAGCTCTACGAGATCGGCGCCGGCACCAGCGAAATCCGGCGCTGGTTGATCGGCCGCGAGATCATGGCGGAGGGGGTGTGA